One segment of Chloracidobacterium sp. DNA contains the following:
- a CDS encoding 3D domain-containing protein, with the protein MSLCATRASVCRGLLPPFPFKLLFVFVLVLLATVGDFAVRAQQGRPTPDASQTPKPLETKTDLSNPSSNPIEQALDLPAVSSVLSVFPLRSSIEPSPNALPFIATAYSLKGRTASGERVRPGIVAADPRVLPLGSVVKVHAGQYSGVYHVKDTGGRIRGRRIDIYMPSTREAVRFGRRTVRVEVLRAGRPQRAKFGTR; encoded by the coding sequence ATGAGCTTATGCGCCACTAGGGCTTCAGTGTGTCGGGGGCTACTGCCTCCCTTTCCCTTCAAGCTCTTGTTCGTATTCGTCCTTGTCCTACTGGCGACGGTCGGCGACTTCGCCGTCCGCGCCCAGCAGGGCCGCCCGACGCCGGATGCCTCCCAGACGCCAAAGCCGTTGGAAACGAAAACCGACCTTTCCAACCCCTCATCCAACCCGATTGAACAGGCGCTCGACTTACCGGCAGTGTCGTCGGTGTTGAGTGTTTTTCCTCTCCGCAGCAGCATAGAGCCTTCCCCCAACGCCCTGCCGTTCATTGCCACGGCGTACAGTTTGAAGGGAAGAACGGCATCGGGAGAGCGCGTCCGGCCGGGCATTGTGGCGGCCGACCCGCGTGTGTTGCCGCTTGGGTCGGTCGTCAAGGTTCACGCCGGTCAGTATTCAGGCGTGTATCACGTCAAGGATACGGGCGGCCGCATTCGCGGACGCCGAATTGACATTTACATGCCGTCCACCCGCGAGGCTGTTCGCTTCGGGCGGCGGACTGTGCGGGTTGAGGTTCTT
- the trxB gene encoding thioredoxin-disulfide reductase, protein MASNHRRVIIIGAGPAGFTAAIYAARANLKPLLFEGEGPENIPGGQLMITTDVDNYPGFAHGIQGPELMANMRAQAMRFETEILTRNVTAVDFKTRPFRVWAGNDEYTADAVIVACGASAKWLGLPSEERLKGYGVSACATCDGFFFKDREVAVVGGGDTAMEEALFLTKYATKVTLIHRRRELRASKIMQARAFANPKITFLWDTVVEEIYGARETGVTGLRLRNLTTDEVVDYKCDGLFVAIGHRPNTDLFAGQLDLTPQGYIVTKPGSTHTSVPGVFAAGDVQDAVYRQAVTAAGTGCMAAIDAERWLEEQAHAAAH, encoded by the coding sequence GTGGCGAGTAATCATCGGCGTGTCATCATCATCGGCGCCGGGCCGGCGGGCTTCACGGCGGCGATTTACGCGGCGCGCGCCAATCTCAAGCCGTTGTTATTCGAGGGCGAAGGACCGGAAAACATCCCCGGCGGCCAGTTGATGATTACGACCGACGTGGACAACTATCCCGGCTTCGCGCATGGCATTCAGGGACCGGAGTTGATGGCGAACATGCGCGCACAGGCGATGCGTTTTGAGACGGAAATCCTGACGCGCAATGTGACGGCGGTGGATTTCAAAACGCGCCCGTTCCGCGTGTGGGCGGGCAACGACGAGTACACCGCCGACGCTGTGATTGTTGCCTGTGGCGCGTCGGCTAAGTGGTTAGGCTTGCCGTCGGAAGAGCGGTTGAAGGGATACGGCGTTTCGGCGTGCGCAACCTGTGACGGATTCTTCTTCAAGGATCGGGAAGTCGCCGTCGTGGGCGGCGGCGATACGGCGATGGAAGAGGCGCTCTTCCTCACCAAGTACGCCACGAAAGTCACGCTCATTCACCGCCGCCGCGAACTGCGGGCGTCGAAAATCATGCAAGCGCGCGCCTTCGCCAATCCCAAAATCACCTTCCTCTGGGATACTGTTGTTGAAGAGATTTATGGCGCGCGCGAGACGGGTGTGACCGGTCTTCGGCTGCGCAACCTCACAACGGACGAAGTGGTGGACTACAAGTGCGACGGCCTGTTTGTCGCCATTGGTCACCGCCCCAACACGGACTTGTTCGCCGGTCAGCTTGATCTCACCCCGCAGGGTTACATTGTGACAAAGCCCGGCTCAACGCACACCAGCGTGCCGGGCGTTTTTGCGGCCGGGGATGTGCAGGACGCCGTGTACCGCCAAGCCGTGACAGCGGCCGGCACAGGGTGTATGGCCGCGATTGACGCTGAGCGGTGGCTCGAAGAACAGGCGCATGCGGCGGCGCACTAG
- a CDS encoding enoyl-CoA hydratase-related protein — protein sequence MYENLLLEKHDRIAVLTINRPEKLNALNIATRDEILAALDALQADADVRVLIVTGAGDRAFIAGADINEFAGQTALSQRDVMTRRRAFDAMESFPKPVIAMINGFCLGGGLELALSCDIRTASDNAKLGQPEINLGVIPGGGGTQRLTRLIGEGKAMEMILTGEMLTAAEAHALGLVNHVFAPEELRDKTMALAAKIAEKSPIALRMAKEAVKTAARAGLDEGLRREVDLFALCFASEDKEEGVRAFLEKRKPNFVGR from the coding sequence ATGTACGAGAACCTGCTCCTTGAAAAGCATGACCGGATTGCGGTGCTGACGATCAACCGGCCGGAGAAACTCAATGCCCTCAACATCGCCACCCGTGATGAGATTTTGGCGGCGCTGGATGCGCTCCAAGCCGATGCGGACGTGCGCGTGTTAATTGTCACCGGCGCCGGCGATAGAGCCTTTATCGCCGGTGCGGACATCAACGAGTTTGCTGGACAAACGGCGCTGTCGCAGCGCGACGTGATGACCCGGCGGCGGGCTTTTGACGCCATGGAGTCCTTTCCAAAACCGGTCATCGCCATGATCAACGGCTTTTGTCTGGGTGGCGGACTGGAGCTTGCCCTGTCGTGCGACATCCGCACAGCAAGCGACAACGCCAAGCTGGGGCAGCCTGAGATCAATCTGGGGGTCATCCCCGGCGGCGGCGGCACGCAGCGCCTGACACGCCTCATCGGCGAGGGCAAAGCGATGGAAATGATCCTCACCGGCGAGATGCTGACGGCGGCGGAAGCCCATGCCCTAGGACTGGTCAACCACGTTTTTGCGCCGGAGGAACTACGCGACAAAACCATGGCGCTAGCCGCCAAGATTGCGGAAAAGAGTCCGATCGCGCTCCGTATGGCGAAAGAAGCCGTCAAAACCGCCGCCCGCGCCGGCCTTGACGAAGGATTGCGCCGTGAGGTGGACTTGTTCGCCTTGTGTTTTGCCAGTGAGGACAAAGAGGAAGGCGTCCGCGCTTTCCTCGAAAAACGCAAACCCAACTTCGTCGGGCGCTGA
- a CDS encoding 2,3-diphosphoglycerate-dependent phosphoglycerate mutase — MPYLVLLRHGESQWNLENRFTGWVDVPLSPRGEEEARAAGAKLAGLTFDHLFTSVLQRAIQTAELACAAAGFTNLPVTRDQALNERHYGDLQGLNKAEVARQYGDEQVKIWRRSYDVRPPNGESLADTAARVLPYYEAHILPLLKAGKNVLVVAHGNSLRALVMHLDRLSPQEVLELNIPTGAPLYYELDAEGNVVTRRYL, encoded by the coding sequence ATGCCCTATCTTGTGTTGCTTCGCCACGGCGAGTCCCAATGGAACCTTGAAAATCGTTTCACCGGCTGGGTGGATGTGCCACTGTCACCTAGAGGCGAGGAAGAAGCGCGGGCGGCTGGCGCGAAGTTGGCCGGCCTGACCTTTGACCACTTGTTCACCTCCGTTTTGCAGCGGGCTATTCAGACGGCCGAGCTGGCCTGTGCGGCCGCCGGCTTCACTAACCTGCCCGTCACCCGCGATCAAGCCCTAAACGAACGCCACTACGGCGACTTACAGGGGCTTAACAAAGCAGAGGTCGCCCGCCAATATGGCGATGAGCAAGTCAAAATCTGGCGGCGAAGCTATGACGTACGGCCGCCGAACGGTGAGAGTTTGGCCGATACAGCCGCGCGGGTGCTGCCGTACTACGAAGCCCACATTCTGCCCTTGCTCAAAGCCGGAAAAAACGTGCTGGTCGTGGCGCACGGCAACAGTTTGCGGGCGCTGGTGATGCACTTGGATCGGCTGTCGCCGCAGGAAGTACTTGAACTCAATATCCCCACGGGCGCGCCGCTGTATTATGAACTGGACGCCGAGGGCAACGTCGTCACTCGGCGGTATCTCTAG
- the gyrB gene encoding DNA topoisomerase (ATP-hydrolyzing) subunit B: MTTPRTQPEVASATAAGVSSPPDTTPLMDAAETYTADSITSLSGREAVRLRPAMYIGSTGELGLHHLVYEVVDNSVDEALAGYCTHVDVIIHPDNSISVIDNGRGIPVDIKQDDPKKRSAVEIVLTELHAGAKFGEDNTYKVSGGLHGVGVSCVNFLSEWLRVEVYRNGFVHEQEFERGIPVGPLRQTGRTTKRGTRVSFKPDGEIFTTTTYDFDTLAQRLREKAFLTKGLTITLTDERGEQERRQEFFYRGGIAEFVAHLNRNKTVLMPEPFYCEATQGDVTVEVAIQYNDGYDEKVFSFANNINTVDGGTHLSGFRTALTASINAYAVSEGLTKQLKENLTGDDVREGLVAVVSVKLPQPQFEGQTKNKLNSDVKGLVDSILRERLKTYFGEHPAIAKRIIMKAVDAARAREAARRAREISRKSSLNNLTLPGKLADCSERDPAKAELFIVEGDSAGGSAKQGRDRRTQAILPLKGKILNVEKARYDKMLSHGEIGALIMALGTGIGKSDFSIEKLRYHKIILLCDADVDGSHIRTLLLTFFYRQMPELIERGHVFIAQPPLYKVTKGKSEQYLLDDRELNKYLLKRATEDIQVTVEPTGRTLAGRELAKFLDKLLEFETFLPKLERRLQRDARLVELTLQACTDEEAYQPGRKLHALFETEAWPRRLVEKLTAAGYNAGLTRDEEHALFRVVVTPTGRTAPEPTIPVDWELATHAEFQKCVAIYAEWRDVMTGPYTVVQGTTRMTIPERSGLSEQILALAKRDVTIQRYKGLGEMNPEQLWETTLNAEKRTLLQVRINDAVETDAVFTVLMGDAVEPRRRFIEEHALDVKNLDV; the protein is encoded by the coding sequence ATGACCACACCACGCACCCAACCAGAAGTCGCATCCGCAACGGCCGCCGGTGTTTCGTCTCCGCCCGATACGACGCCCCTCATGGATGCGGCTGAGACTTACACTGCCGACTCTATCACGTCGCTTTCCGGCCGCGAGGCCGTTCGGCTGCGTCCGGCGATGTATATTGGCTCTACCGGTGAGCTGGGCCTACACCATCTTGTGTACGAAGTTGTTGACAACTCCGTGGACGAGGCCCTAGCTGGCTACTGTACGCACGTGGACGTCATCATCCACCCTGACAACTCCATTTCTGTGATTGACAACGGGCGTGGCATCCCGGTGGACATCAAGCAGGACGATCCGAAGAAGCGCTCGGCGGTGGAAATCGTCCTCACGGAGTTGCACGCCGGCGCCAAGTTTGGCGAAGACAACACCTACAAGGTTTCGGGCGGTCTGCACGGTGTCGGCGTGTCCTGCGTCAACTTCCTCTCGGAGTGGCTGCGCGTTGAGGTGTACCGCAACGGGTTTGTTCACGAACAGGAATTCGAGCGCGGCATTCCGGTTGGGCCGCTCCGGCAAACCGGCCGGACGACCAAGCGTGGGACGCGCGTCAGTTTCAAGCCGGACGGCGAGATTTTTACCACGACGACGTACGACTTTGACACCCTAGCGCAGCGGTTGCGTGAAAAAGCCTTTCTAACCAAAGGTTTGACCATCACGCTTACCGACGAACGCGGCGAGCAGGAGCGGCGACAGGAATTTTTCTATCGCGGCGGCATTGCCGAGTTCGTCGCGCACCTCAACCGCAACAAGACGGTGCTGATGCCGGAGCCGTTTTACTGCGAGGCGACGCAGGGCGATGTCACCGTCGAGGTAGCAATTCAGTACAACGACGGTTATGACGAGAAAGTGTTCAGCTTCGCCAACAACATCAACACCGTGGACGGCGGCACGCACCTGTCCGGTTTTCGGACGGCGCTGACGGCGAGCATTAACGCCTATGCCGTCAGCGAAGGCTTGACCAAACAACTCAAGGAGAACTTGACCGGCGACGACGTGCGTGAAGGTCTGGTGGCTGTGGTCAGCGTCAAACTTCCGCAGCCGCAGTTTGAGGGGCAGACCAAAAACAAGCTCAACAGCGACGTGAAGGGTCTGGTGGACTCGATCCTCCGCGAACGACTCAAGACCTACTTCGGCGAACATCCGGCCATCGCCAAGCGCATCATCATGAAGGCGGTGGATGCGGCGCGGGCGCGCGAGGCGGCGCGGCGGGCACGGGAAATTTCGCGTAAATCATCACTCAACAATCTGACCCTGCCCGGCAAGTTGGCGGACTGTTCCGAACGCGACCCAGCCAAGGCGGAACTCTTCATTGTCGAGGGCGACAGCGCAGGGGGCAGCGCCAAGCAGGGACGTGACAGGCGAACACAGGCCATCCTGCCGCTCAAAGGCAAAATTCTCAACGTTGAGAAGGCGCGCTACGACAAGATGCTGTCGCACGGCGAGATCGGCGCGCTGATTATGGCGCTCGGCACGGGTATTGGGAAATCGGACTTCTCGATCGAGAAACTGCGCTACCACAAAATCATTCTGCTGTGCGACGCCGATGTGGACGGATCACACATTCGGACGCTGTTGCTGACGTTTTTCTACCGCCAGATGCCGGAGCTGATCGAACGCGGGCATGTGTTTATCGCCCAGCCGCCGTTGTACAAGGTTACAAAAGGTAAATCGGAGCAGTACCTGCTGGATGACCGTGAGTTGAACAAATACCTGCTCAAACGGGCGACGGAGGATATTCAAGTCACCGTTGAGCCGACCGGACGCACGCTGGCCGGACGCGAGTTGGCGAAGTTTCTCGACAAGTTGCTGGAGTTTGAAACCTTCCTGCCCAAGCTTGAGCGGCGGTTGCAGCGTGACGCGCGGTTGGTGGAGTTGACGCTGCAAGCGTGCACCGACGAGGAAGCCTACCAACCCGGACGCAAACTCCATGCGCTGTTTGAAACGGAGGCCTGGCCGCGTCGGCTGGTAGAGAAACTGACCGCCGCCGGGTATAACGCAGGCTTGACTCGTGACGAAGAACACGCGCTCTTCCGGGTCGTCGTGACGCCGACGGGACGTACCGCGCCAGAGCCGACCATCCCTGTGGACTGGGAACTAGCGACGCACGCTGAGTTTCAGAAGTGCGTGGCGATCTACGCCGAGTGGCGCGATGTGATGACGGGTCCCTACACCGTTGTGCAGGGGACGACAAGGATGACCATCCCCGAACGCTCCGGCTTGAGTGAGCAAATTCTCGCGTTGGCCAAGCGGGACGTTACGATTCAGCGGTACAAGGGGTTGGGCGAGATGAACCCGGAGCAACTCTGGGAAACGACGCTCAACGCCGAAAAGCGAACCCTGCTTCAGGTACGCATCAACGACGCGGTGGAAACCGACGCGGTGTTTACGGTGCTGATGGGGGACGCAGTTGAACCGCGCCGCCGGTTCATCGAAGAACACGCCCTCGATGTCAAGAACTTGGATGTGTGA